Genomic window (Coriobacteriia bacterium):
GCCGGTACCTACGCGGTGAGCGAGGACGCCTCGGCCGCGTACACCGCGACGTTCAGCGGCGATGGTGACGCGAACGGCAACATCACGCTGGCTCCGGGCGACAACAAGACCGTGATCATCACGAACAACGACGTTGCGGCGCTCCCGGCACAGCCGGTACTCGCGGTCGCCAAGACGGCCGACCCTCCTGGTGGGGACCCTGTCTCGCCGGGCCAGACGATCGAGTACCGCATCACCTATGCGAACAGCACTGCGACGACCGTGCCGGCGGCTGCCTTGGTCGACACCCTCGGCCCTGAGGTGACCCTCCAGCCCGGAACGCTCGTTCTCAACGGAACACCGATTCCGGACTCGGGCAACTACAACGCCGCTACGCGAGCGATCAACGTCGCGCTAGGGGCCGTACCACCGGGCGCGAGCGGTGCGCTCGTATTCAGAGTGACCGTTGGGACTCTGGCCGTATCCGGTGCAGGTATCGAGAACCGGGCGTCTTGGACCGAGAGCGGGATTCTCGCGGGAACGACCCCACTGGTGAGTCACGATGTCGTCTCACTCGACATCACCAAGAGCGTCCGCAACACCTCGGGCACCACGGTCCGCACGGGCAGCGTCCTGGAGTGGACCATCATGGTCACGAACAGCGGCCTGTTGCCCGTGACCAATGTGGTGGCTACCGACACGGTTCCCTCGGGGACAACGTATGTAAGGGGCAGCATCACGGGCCCTGGCAGCGATGACAGCAGGGCACCTTCGCTGAGGTGGAACATCGGGACATTGGCCGCAGGCGAGAGTGTCGAACTGACCCTCAGGTCGTCGGTCAACAGCAGCGTCTCGAATGGCACGACGGTTCGCAACCGGGCATGGGTGCGCTCCGACCAGACTCCGGTCGAGGCTGCGACGGCCGCGGTGGTTGTTCGCGATACGCCGACGTACGCTGTGCGCACGAGCGGTTCGGAGGACATCACCCTCGGTCTGATCGGCCTCCTCGCGATGCTCTCTCTCGGGTTCGCTTGGAGCGGCCGTTCGCGCAATCCGATGGGGCACGCTCGCAACCGACACATCACCTCCGCGCTGCTGTTCAGTGCGGTGATGATCATCGGGGGAATGGAAGTGGGCGCCTCGTACGGCCTGCCTCTGCCGTCCCCTGGTGAGGCGATCTCGTCCGCGATACGGCCCGCTGAGGCGAGTGACAGCTCGCTCAAGGCGCGCGCCGTTGCGAGCCGCAGGATCTCCAGCAGCGTCAGTATTCCCGCTATCGGCTTGAACGTCCGGCTCGTCGAGGGCAGCTCCATGAGCGCGCTGGCGAACGGAGTTTGGCGCCAGCCGACGTCGGCCAAGCTCGGCACGGCAGGTGCCTCCGTGATCGCCGGTCACCGAATTTCGAGCCAGTTCCGCCGTCTGCCCCAGCTTCGAGTGGGCGACAAGGTTCGAGTGAAGGTGGGCGGACGTACGTACACCTACCGAGTGGCATCCGTATCCACGCAGAAGGCCGCTGGCAACAAGCTCAGATTCCGCGTGGGCTCAAAGGCAAAGCTCATCCTGTACACCTGCGTGCCCAAGTGGCAGGGGGACAATCGTACCGTCGTGGTGTGTTATCCCGTGAAGAAGTAGAGCCGGGAGACGGCTGACCAAACACGTGATCTAACGAAGGGTCCTCTGCGGGGGGCCCTTCGGGAATACACCCACCTATGAAGTCCACGTCCAGAAGCCGGCAAGGCTCGGCGCCCGAAGCGCATCGTCCGGCGCATGGTCCGAGCGGGTCTGAGCACGCTCCCCACGATCGACCCCTCTCGGCGTTGCCAGCCACTCTGGGGCGCGGGCGCCGCTGGCTGCCGGGCATCGAGACGCTTCTGACCTACCGTCGCGAGTATCTGCCGGGTGACGTCTCGGCCGGGTTCGTGCTCGTTGCCCTGATGGTGCCGGTGGGGCTGGCCTACGCGCAGGTTGCAGGGTTGCCGCCGATCTACGGCCTCTACGCGTCGCTCGTGCCGTTGATCGCCTACTGGCTCACCGGCCCCTCGCCCGTGCTTGTCTACGGCCCTGACTCGTCGATCGCGCCGCTTGTGGCAGTGGCCGTGCTCCCGCTTGCGGCCGGAGACACGGCGACGGCGGTAGCGACGGCAGGGCTGCTGGCGGTGATGGTGGGGGCGATGAGCTTGGCCGCCGGTGCGCTTCGGCTGGGCCGGCTCACGGACCTGATCTCGCGCCCGATTCGTTACGGCTACCTGAACGGCATCGCTATCGTCGTCATCGTGAGCCAGCTTCCACGGCTGTTGGGCTTCTCCGTCGATGGTGACGCGATCTGGGAGCGGGCGGGAGCCATCGTCGCGGGGTTTGCGCAGACCAACGTTTGGGCGCTCGCAACAGGGTTGGGCGCCCTCGCCGTGATTGCCGGGTTCGACCGACTTGGACCGCGCTTCCCGGGCATGCTCGTGGGCGTGGTGGCGTCGATTGCCGCGTCGGTGGCCCTCGACCTGCCCGCGCACGGGGTCGCTGTCGTCGGCGCCATTCCTCAGGGACTTCCCGCGTTCACGTGGCCTGCGACGGTACCCCTCGACCGGACTATGTGGATGGCCGCGCTGGGCATCACGCTCGTGTCCATCGCCGACACGAGCGTGCTGTCACGTTCGCTCGCCGTTCGGCGCCGCGAGGATATCGATCCCGGCCGCGAGATTCTCGCACTCGGCGTGGTGAACCTGGCGACCGGCTTGTTCTCGGGCTTCCCCGTCTCGTCCAGCTCCTCGCGCACGCCCGCGGCAGAGGCCTCAGGTGCTCGCACGCAGGTCGCGGGACTCGTAGCAGCTGCAGGCATCGCACTCGTGCTGGTCGTCGGAACCGGGCTCTTCGCGGAGTTGCCCCAGCCTGCGCTCGCCGCAGTGGTGATCGCGGCTGTCGGCAAGTTGTTCGGGCCCAAACAGCTACGCGTGTTGCTGCGCGCAGATCGCTCGGAGTTCTGGCTGGCGATCGCGGCACTTCTTGGCGTGGTGCTTCTGGGCGTGCTCGAGGGCATCGGCTTGGCGATTGCGCTTTCGATCCTGGACTTCGTGCGCCGCGGCTGGCAGCCGAGAACTGCCGTGCTGGGCCGCGTCGATCAGTTGAAGGGCTACCACGACACGCAGCGGCACCCGGAGGCCAATCTGGTCCCGGGGCTCGTGATCGTGCGCTTCGACGCCCCGCTGTTCTTTGCCAACGCGAACCTGTTTCGCGAGCGGGTGCGCGGCGCCATCGAGGACGCACCCTACGATGTGCGTCGTGTCATGATCGCCGCTGAGCCGATCACCGAGATCGACTCGACCGCAGCAGAGGTACTGTGCGAGATGGCCGACGAGCTCGGGGACGCCGGGGTGGAGTGGACGTTTGCCGAGATGAAAGGTCCGGTGCGCGACAAGCTGGACCGTTTCGGGCTGGTCGAGCGTATCGGGCGCGATCGGTTCTTCCCGACGGTTGGCTCGGGCGTCACAGACTATCTGCGCACACAAAATGTCGACTACTCCGATTGGGAGGACGACGAGTCCGGTGCGTGAGAAAGGCCGCCGTGTCCGGGCGATCCGGCGCACGACGGCCTTTTGGCGGCGCGCTGCGATCCGCTACGGGAGGATGATCCCCGAGGGTCCGGCGACGATCTCGACAAGCTCGATCTCGAACGTCAGCTGCTCGCCGGCAAGCGGGTGGTTGAAGTCGAGCGTGACCATCTCGTCGCCCACGTCCTTGATGATGGCCGCCATATGCGATCCGTCCGGGGCCTGCAGTTCAACGGTCCAGCCCACCTCAGGCACCTGGTCGCCGAAGGCCTCACGCGGGAACTCCTGAACAGCCTCCTCCGCGCGCTCGCCGTATGCGTTGTCGGGCTCGATGTTGACGGTGGCGCTGCCGCCGATTTCGAGGTCAGCAACCGCCTCGTCGAAGCCCGGTATCACCTGACCTGCGCCCACTTCGAACTCGAGGGGCTCGCGTCCGGCGCTCGAATCGAACTCCGAGCCGTCCGCCAGAGTGCCGCGGTAGTGAACGCGTACCGTGTCGCCGGGTTTGGGTGCCATGGTTGAAGCCTCCTTCGGGCGGGGATGCCCGGTTTCGGGCTCGCTGGTCACTCTACCCGTTCAGGGCGTCCCGTGCTCGGCCTAGACACAGATGAGGGAGCCCCGATCGGGGCTCCCTCAGACGGTGCTATCTTCGCAAGGTGCTACTTCATCAGGGACTTCAGGGTTCCGGCCATCAGATCCATGAACCGAGCGAAGAACTCCTCGAAGCGGCCGATCTCGTCGGTCGTCCCATCGGGCGTGAAGTGGGCGCCGAAGTCGCCTCCGGCGACGCGTACCGAGATGTCCTGGATGCTCGTCATCATGCGCTCGAGGCGCCTGAACACGAGAGCATTCAGCATGAGCGCGATCACGATCGTGCCGGCGAGCAGTCCGCCGATGATAACGGCTCCGGTGTTCACCATCGTCACGCGGGCGGAGTCAGCTTGGGGGCTGATGTCCTCTATTGCGTAGACGACGCCCACCGGCTTACCCGAATCGTCATCCACCGGGAACACGACGTGTCCACGGCTCTTGTCGTCCTTGCTCCACCGCACGCCCCAGAAGTCGCCCTCACCGCCGACCTCGCCGTGACACATCAGTGAACAGGCACCGTTCTCGACGCCGACGATCTTGCCGATCTCGGGAATCGTATCCGGGGAGGCCTGGAGCTGCATCTCTTCGGAGATCGCCCCATCGGTGGTCGCGATCAAGACGTACGTCTCGCGCTCGTCCCAGTCGTTTGCGAGGCCGGCCTCTTCGGCGGCCTTCGCGTACTCCTCTTGGTTGAGTAGGGTCTTGTCGAGCATTAGGCCGTACTCGGCGCCCGTGATCAGCTTCAGTGACTCTACGTGCTTCTGCGCGCCCTCACGCGTAGTGAGGGGCCCGAACTCGTCGGCCCCTATCTCGCTGACTACGTTCCAGGCGGACACGCCCAGCGTCGCTGACTTCTGCTCGGTGACGTCGAGGCCTCCCGAGTACGACTCGTGCAGGTAGACCATCACTACCATCATCCCGATGAGGTTGACCGCGGCGACGCCGAGCAGAATCCTCGTTCTGATTGACCAGTTCTTCATCGAATCCCCCTTCGCCCGACCAAGGTCGGCGCATCATCATGCTGCCACTCTACCCCATCGGCATATCGCTGCTGCATCTTCACTTCCTGCATTCTATCGGCGAACGGTCGTCACGTTGCTGCGTACGATGGCAAGCGGGCGCGGCGCCCAGCGTGCGCGGTAGCTTGTCGAGCGCACCGGCTTGACGGCGTATGCGAACGAACCACCGTCTCCGGCGGTCGTGGAGCCGACAACCGCCCACCTGCTCGTCCCTGCGGGTGCCGCCTCGATGGCGATGGTCTCGCCCTTGGCGCCCGAGCCGTCTCCGAACTTGAGTGTACCGAAGACAAGCGAGGTTCTCCCGCCGCCCGCGTAGCCCGTCGATCCGAACGCGGTGAAGCGTGCGCCCACGCCCTTGGCGTACACGCTCGCCTTGGCAAGTCCTGCGGTCGCATACGGGTAGTTGTGGACGCCGTTGCTGCCGTCGCCCTTGACCAGAGATACATTCTTGTTCGCGGCGGACAGGAGCGTCTTGCCAGCGGTCGTCGAGGCGGCCCGGCGCTTCTTCGCAGCGGCGATGGCCGATTCAGCCCGGGCGACACGCGCCTCGGTAGCCTCCTGCCATGTATCGATCTCTTCCTGCAGCTCCTCGAGCGTCTGGCCGTGATGGCACGGCGAACAGGAGTCCACATCCCCGGGCTCATCGAACTGATCTTCCCACTTCGCGGCGTCGCCGGGCATCATGATCTTGAGGCGGTGGCTTCGGTTACCTGCGGTGCGAGGCATGTGGCATTCGTAGCATTCGGCCCCCGGCATCCACTTGCCGGTATCGCTGACGCCGAGCAGGCCCTTACCGCTTCGGATCTCCGCGGTGCCCTGAACGTGACACTTCATGCACAGCTCGTCCGCCTCGAGACGCAGTTTCGTGCTCGTGCCGGACTTCGGGTGAACTGCGTGGCATACGCCACACTCGATGTTGAGCGTGTCGCTTGCGATGCTGGAGCGGTGCAGCCCGATGTCGTTCGGTCCGTCGGCGCCGTATCCGATGCTCTGAAGGAACCCTTCGCCTGAGTGGCACGGCAGACACTCGTCTTGCAGGAAGGGTATGTAGAGCTGACCGTTCTGCGTCCGCAGCGAGTGCGAGTGCGCGGAGAGCTGCCACTCGTTGTACAGCCCGTCGCCGTGGCCGCCGGCTTTGAGATGCCCGGTGGGGAAGAAGGTCGGGTCAGTGGCGGGTATCGAAGGCTCGGGGTCCCCTAGCGACTTCTTGACCCACTGCGAGCCGAGGACCGTCCCGAAATCGGACAGCTTCTGATCGGGGGTGAACCCGTTGGGGCTCGACCACGATCCGTTCGTGGCGTTGCGCTGCTTCGACGTGAACTTCACGTGGCACTGGCCGCAGGTCTGGCTGCTGAGAGCTGTCGGGGTCCGCGAAACCGGCACGCCGGTGTTCCAGTGCTTGTCGCCGCCGTTCGCGGCGTGGCACGACTCGCAGCGGATGCTGTACTCGCTGAAGCTCGTGGGGGTGTCCGGCGCCATCTTGCTGCCGTTGGGCAGCGTGTAGCTTTGAGCCGCAGGGCGGTTCACGCCGG
Coding sequences:
- a CDS encoding SulP family inorganic anion transporter; amino-acid sequence: MPATLGRGRRWLPGIETLLTYRREYLPGDVSAGFVLVALMVPVGLAYAQVAGLPPIYGLYASLVPLIAYWLTGPSPVLVYGPDSSIAPLVAVAVLPLAAGDTATAVATAGLLAVMVGAMSLAAGALRLGRLTDLISRPIRYGYLNGIAIVVIVSQLPRLLGFSVDGDAIWERAGAIVAGFAQTNVWALATGLGALAVIAGFDRLGPRFPGMLVGVVASIAASVALDLPAHGVAVVGAIPQGLPAFTWPATVPLDRTMWMAALGITLVSIADTSVLSRSLAVRRREDIDPGREILALGVVNLATGLFSGFPVSSSSSRTPAAEASGARTQVAGLVAAAGIALVLVVGTGLFAELPQPALAAVVIAAVGKLFGPKQLRVLLRADRSEFWLAIAALLGVVLLGVLEGIGLAIALSILDFVRRGWQPRTAVLGRVDQLKGYHDTQRHPEANLVPGLVIVRFDAPLFFANANLFRERVRGAIEDAPYDVRRVMIAAEPITEIDSTAAEVLCEMADELGDAGVEWTFAEMKGPVRDKLDRFGLVERIGRDRFFPTVGSGVTDYLRTQNVDYSDWEDDESGA
- a CDS encoding peptidylprolyl isomerase, with product MAPKPGDTVRVHYRGTLADGSEFDSSAGREPLEFEVGAGQVIPGFDEAVADLEIGGSATVNIEPDNAYGERAEEAVQEFPREAFGDQVPEVGWTVELQAPDGSHMAAIIKDVGDEMVTLDFNHPLAGEQLTFEIELVEIVAGPSGIILP
- a CDS encoding sortase, translating into AGTYAVSEDASAAYTATFSGDGDANGNITLAPGDNKTVIITNNDVAALPAQPVLAVAKTADPPGGDPVSPGQTIEYRITYANSTATTVPAAALVDTLGPEVTLQPGTLVLNGTPIPDSGNYNAATRAINVALGAVPPGASGALVFRVTVGTLAVSGAGIENRASWTESGILAGTTPLVSHDVVSLDITKSVRNTSGTTVRTGSVLEWTIMVTNSGLLPVTNVVATDTVPSGTTYVRGSITGPGSDDSRAPSLRWNIGTLAAGESVELTLRSSVNSSVSNGTTVRNRAWVRSDQTPVEAATAAVVVRDTPTYAVRTSGSEDITLGLIGLLAMLSLGFAWSGRSRNPMGHARNRHITSALLFSAVMIIGGMEVGASYGLPLPSPGEAISSAIRPAEASDSSLKARAVASRRISSSVSIPAIGLNVRLVEGSSMSALANGVWRQPTSAKLGTAGASVIAGHRISSQFRRLPQLRVGDKVRVKVGGRTYTYRVASVSTQKAAGNKLRFRVGSKAKLILYTCVPKWQGDNRTVVVCYPVKK
- a CDS encoding ammonia-forming cytochrome c nitrite reductase subunit c552 gives rise to the protein MRRSRWVTGLVLGLAVIAVAAPAQALGATANGIGYAGSSKCLECHGRTTGRWQVGSYVNTLHSINVRTVAEIGGVDSIFPAPNTSAWPSPLFAGGTFRFAPADVAYQLGGHDSHTTRFISKYGNDKANTLSTGYTQPTTAGPKDDLVLFNGRYLSHEGYWNPGAIGPRLVLQNCGPCHFTGVNRPAAQSYTLPNGSKMAPDTPTSFSEYSIRCESCHAANGGDKHWNTGVPVSRTPTALSSQTCGQCHVKFTSKQRNATNGSWSSPNGFTPDQKLSDFGTVLGSQWVKKSLGDPEPSIPATDPTFFPTGHLKAGGHGDGLYNEWQLSAHSHSLRTQNGQLYIPFLQDECLPCHSGEGFLQSIGYGADGPNDIGLHRSSIASDTLNIECGVCHAVHPKSGTSTKLRLEADELCMKCHVQGTAEIRSGKGLLGVSDTGKWMPGAECYECHMPRTAGNRSHRLKIMMPGDAAKWEDQFDEPGDVDSCSPCHHGQTLEELQEEIDTWQEATEARVARAESAIAAAKKRRAASTTAGKTLLSAANKNVSLVKGDGSNGVHNYPYATAGLAKASVYAKGVGARFTAFGSTGYAGGGRTSLVFGTLKFGDGSGAKGETIAIEAAPAGTSRWAVVGSTTAGDGGSFAYAVKPVRSTSYRARWAPRPLAIVRSNVTTVRR